A window from Planococcus maritimus encodes these proteins:
- a CDS encoding NAD(P)/FAD-dependent oxidoreductase, whose translation MKSIVIIGSGIVGASAAYYAAKAGNKVTLIDRADRGQATGAAAGIVCPWISQRRNQAWYRLASSGAAYYPVLIKELEALGEKETGYKQVGIVSIHEESKLDKMEQKARERQAGSPEMGELERLTPEQTKARFPYAGDRYGSLYVSGAARVDGSAIRDALIRSAKRLGAKYIQGDAKLLLEAGQATGVEVNGENFAADRIISAGGAWAAELFKPLGLHLKVVPQKAQILHLQSADTGTGDWPVAMVPFGQYIVPFGDGRIVAGATHENNVGFDDKLTAGGIFHILDKTLDVAPGLAAAEFTGAATGFRPATLSALPFIGQVPGQTQLFAANALGASGLTAGPYLGMQLAKLATGETTDLDISLYEIGEAFEQVE comes from the coding sequence ATGAAGTCTATCGTCATCATCGGCTCCGGCATTGTCGGAGCTAGTGCTGCGTATTACGCGGCAAAAGCAGGGAATAAGGTTACATTGATTGACCGCGCGGACCGCGGCCAGGCGACCGGCGCGGCAGCGGGCATCGTTTGCCCGTGGATCTCTCAGCGGCGCAACCAAGCCTGGTACCGCCTCGCTTCAAGCGGCGCCGCCTACTACCCGGTTCTCATTAAAGAACTCGAAGCACTCGGGGAGAAAGAGACCGGCTATAAGCAAGTGGGCATCGTCAGCATTCACGAAGAATCGAAACTCGACAAGATGGAACAAAAAGCGCGCGAACGCCAAGCGGGATCGCCGGAAATGGGCGAACTTGAACGGCTGACCCCGGAACAAACAAAAGCTCGATTCCCGTATGCTGGCGACCGCTACGGTTCTTTGTATGTCAGCGGGGCGGCACGTGTGGACGGCAGTGCGATACGCGATGCGCTCATTCGTTCCGCCAAGCGATTGGGTGCCAAGTACATTCAAGGTGACGCTAAACTGCTACTGGAAGCGGGGCAGGCGACGGGCGTAGAAGTAAACGGAGAGAACTTCGCGGCAGACCGGATCATTTCTGCTGGTGGCGCTTGGGCAGCAGAGCTGTTCAAACCACTCGGGCTTCATTTGAAGGTCGTTCCGCAAAAAGCGCAGATCCTGCATTTGCAATCTGCTGACACGGGAACAGGCGACTGGCCGGTGGCGATGGTGCCATTCGGGCAATACATTGTCCCGTTTGGAGACGGGCGCATTGTTGCCGGTGCGACGCATGAGAACAATGTTGGATTCGATGACAAACTAACCGCAGGCGGCATCTTTCATATCTTGGATAAGACCTTGGACGTCGCACCAGGGCTTGCCGCAGCTGAATTCACGGGAGCCGCGACCGGGTTCCGCCCGGCCACACTGAGCGCCTTGCCATTTATCGGCCAAGTGCCAGGGCAAACGCAGCTGTTCGCAGCCAACGCACTCGGTGCATCAGGGCTTACAGCGGGACCGTATCTCGGCATGCAGCTCGCAAAACTGGCAACTGGCGAAACAACAGACCTTGATATCAGTTTATATGAGATAGGGGAAGCCTTCGAACAAGTAGAATAA
- a CDS encoding helix-turn-helix domain-containing protein produces the protein MATLGARIKQIRKEQGLTLQALAGDELSKGMLSLIENNKANPSMESLSYIAERLGIDRTELLQEMPTAELRALLDEVEDKRRNVSGTSEEMLAGYEEMADRIHPYVEKLPFSYESARLLEIYSRCCYHSKRYDWKPAFDRAEAIYEQLHLINSVADLHMFRAMMKFTEHQYAEALTSLQDSRKSIEEQTGVLDPLKKLDFDYYESILYSATGDQTNARRLMEEAITYSKKHQIFYQINALYRLAGFEALLAGDLERKDYYVGKLKLFAEFSEDPEIEAYATAIEIHYWNSFTHEYEKADRRLEEMRQLLDEEDFYFLEKGKALFGMGQIEEALDCFKQHQMNRFIHHPYDLSMHYEKEAYMALIYEQLGDHEQAKIYAQKAKELIEPMPDLPYKQFILDTYRKIHGESN, from the coding sequence ATGGCAACTTTGGGTGCACGCATTAAACAGATACGAAAAGAACAAGGCCTGACTTTGCAGGCGCTTGCCGGTGATGAGTTGTCGAAAGGCATGCTCAGTTTGATTGAGAACAATAAAGCGAATCCATCAATGGAGAGCCTTTCTTACATTGCGGAGCGGCTTGGGATCGATCGGACGGAATTGCTTCAGGAGATGCCGACCGCGGAGCTTCGCGCTTTACTTGACGAAGTTGAAGACAAGCGTCGGAACGTTTCAGGCACTAGTGAAGAAATGTTAGCAGGCTATGAGGAAATGGCAGATCGCATTCACCCTTATGTAGAGAAATTACCGTTCAGCTACGAATCAGCGCGGCTGCTTGAAATCTACAGCCGCTGTTGCTATCACTCGAAACGCTACGATTGGAAACCGGCGTTCGATCGTGCTGAAGCGATTTATGAACAATTGCATTTAATTAATTCCGTCGCTGATCTTCATATGTTTCGCGCGATGATGAAATTCACTGAACATCAATACGCCGAAGCATTAACGTCATTGCAGGATTCTAGAAAGTCTATTGAAGAACAAACTGGCGTTTTGGACCCGCTGAAAAAACTGGACTTCGATTATTACGAATCGATTTTGTATTCCGCGACAGGCGATCAAACAAACGCTCGCCGCCTGATGGAAGAAGCCATCACGTATTCGAAGAAACACCAGATTTTCTACCAGATCAATGCGCTGTATCGCTTAGCTGGCTTTGAAGCCTTGCTCGCTGGGGATTTGGAACGCAAAGATTATTATGTTGGTAAACTTAAGCTGTTCGCTGAGTTTTCAGAAGACCCGGAAATCGAAGCCTATGCCACTGCCATCGAAATTCATTACTGGAATTCGTTTACCCATGAATACGAAAAGGCGGACCGCCGGCTTGAAGAAATGCGTCAGCTGCTGGATGAAGAAGATTTTTACTTCCTGGAAAAAGGTAAGGCGCTTTTTGGCATGGGCCAGATTGAGGAAGCGTTGGACTGCTTCAAACAACACCAGATGAACCGCTTCATCCACCACCCTTACGACTTGTCGATGCATTACGAAAAAGAAGCCTATATGGCTTTGATCTATGAGCAACTGGGCGATCACGAACAAGCGAAAATTTATGCACAAAAAGCGAAAGAACTGATTGAGCCGATGCCGGACCTTCCGTACAAGCAGTTTATCTTGGACACCTACCGGAAAATTCACGGCGAGTCGAATTGA
- a CDS encoding MFS transporter, with translation MNEAGKIKQATYHLYTFTISKLISTFGSSVYAFGISLYVLALTGSAASFAVNLICSILPRTLLAPFAGYIADNYPKKAVVLLSQAASVVSVGGLLLYSWSNGLSLAAIYTATALISASSMFTSVAFSSSIANLIDPDRIQKAMGYNQSALAIATIGGPVVGGMLFGFVSMNVFLMIQVIAYALAAMLEATMNFRLYTRRVETDTIEDKKGVWQGMREGAAYLRKNRVITVIVTTAVGLNFFFSALMIGLPFIAVQQLKVQATHFGFIEAMIALGMLLASIYFSVRKEVRFPLQFSKRAIIVMSLLLAAVSLPLVAGLSYWGNVIYLLVLMLGFGISNVFVNTPIGVMMQKDVDEEYRGRVFGILESMAMAMMPLGYLLFGLLYDLVPAEYVLWACSLCLLVLTTYSMRASIIREAYPELAKKPLHKALS, from the coding sequence TTGAACGAAGCAGGTAAAATCAAACAGGCTACGTATCATCTGTACACATTCACCATTAGTAAATTGATTTCCACATTTGGAAGTTCAGTTTACGCATTTGGCATCAGCCTCTACGTCCTGGCTTTGACCGGTTCTGCCGCCAGTTTCGCCGTCAATTTGATTTGCAGCATTCTGCCCCGGACTTTGCTAGCCCCATTTGCCGGGTATATCGCGGATAATTATCCGAAAAAAGCCGTAGTGCTCTTATCTCAAGCGGCGAGCGTCGTTTCTGTTGGTGGGCTCTTGCTTTACAGTTGGTCAAATGGGCTGTCGCTTGCGGCAATCTACACCGCGACTGCATTGATTTCTGCCAGTTCCATGTTTACGAGCGTCGCCTTTTCTTCTTCCATCGCTAATTTGATCGATCCTGACCGTATCCAAAAAGCGATGGGCTATAACCAATCGGCACTCGCTATCGCAACGATCGGCGGGCCGGTCGTCGGCGGCATGCTGTTCGGCTTCGTCTCGATGAACGTCTTCCTGATGATTCAAGTGATTGCCTATGCACTTGCCGCAATGCTAGAAGCGACGATGAATTTCCGGCTCTATACGAGACGCGTCGAAACGGACACGATAGAAGACAAGAAAGGCGTCTGGCAGGGCATGAGAGAAGGGGCTGCTTACCTGCGGAAAAACAGGGTCATTACTGTGATCGTCACAACAGCTGTCGGCTTGAACTTCTTCTTCTCGGCATTGATGATCGGTTTGCCATTCATCGCCGTCCAACAATTAAAAGTGCAAGCGACGCATTTTGGGTTCATTGAAGCGATGATTGCGCTCGGCATGCTGCTGGCATCGATTTACTTTTCAGTACGCAAGGAAGTCAGATTCCCACTGCAATTTTCGAAACGCGCCATTATCGTCATGTCACTGTTGCTTGCGGCCGTGTCCTTGCCGCTGGTCGCTGGTTTGTCTTATTGGGGGAACGTCATCTATCTGCTCGTCTTGATGCTTGGGTTTGGCATTTCCAATGTTTTCGTCAATACGCCGATTGGGGTCATGATGCAAAAAGATGTCGACGAAGAATACCGCGGCCGTGTCTTTGGCATCCTGGAATCGATGGCGATGGCCATGATGCCACTTGGGTATTTATTGTTTGGCCTACTGTATGACCTGGTACCAGCGGAGTACGTGTTATGGGCTTGCAGCCTGTGTTTATTGGTTTTGACCACTTACAGTATGCGGGCTTCCATCATTCGCGAAGCTTATCCGGAACTTGCAAAAAAGCCGCTCCACAAAGCATTATCCTAA